The following proteins are encoded in a genomic region of Coffea eugenioides isolate CCC68of chromosome 6, Ceug_1.0, whole genome shotgun sequence:
- the LOC113773041 gene encoding plant intracellular Ras-group-related LRR protein 6 produces MLHQEQHHRQVMRMDQKKRVERTRSAKEEEEVILEIVDMSGMALKSMPDPSINTRFICKLDLSNNDLQTIPESLTARLLNVMVLDVHSNQLKSLPNSIGCLSKLKTLNVSGNMLQSFPRTIENCRSLEELNANFNKLTQLPDTIGFELINLKKLLVNCNKLVFLPMSTSHLTSLRILDARLNCLRSLPEDLENLINLEVLNVSQNFHFLATLPYSIGLLLSLVELDVSYNNITTLPESIGCLKKLQKLRAEGNPLVSPPMDVMEQGLHVVKGYLCEKINGMHNNSPKKTSWFGKLARCSTFNGANMPREDGDNYIMHNERSIDSLSSPKYLGMFSPRRLLSPRSYFSR; encoded by the exons ATGTTGCACCAAGAGCAGCACCATAGACAAGTGATGAGGATGGATCAAAAGAAGAGGGTGGAAAGGACAAGATCagccaaagaagaagaagaagtaatTCTTGAGATAGTGGATATGAGTGGCATGGCTTTGAAATCTATGCCGGATCCTTCTATCAATACAAGGTTCATCTGCAAATTAGATCTCTCCAACAATGATCTACAG ACTATACCAGAGTCTTTAACAGCCAGACTACTAAACGTGATGGTGTTAGATGTGCACTCGAATCAACTCAAGTCTCTACCAAACTCCATTGGGTGCTTATCAAAGCTCAAGACATTGAACGTTTCTGGCAACATGCTTCAATCTTTTCCCAGAACCATTGAAAATTGCAG ATCACTGGAGGAGCTAAATGCAAATTTCAATAAACTGACTCAACTACCAGACACTATCGGATTTGAACTGATTAACCTCAAGAAACTCTTAGTCAACTGCAACAAGCTGGTCTTCCTCCCCATGTCCACTTCCCACTTGACCAGCCTTCGAATTCTTGATGCTAGATTAAACTGCCTTAGATCTCTTCCTGAAGATCTTGAAAATCTAATCAACCTCGAAGTCCTCAACGTTAGCCAAAATTTCCATTTCCTTGCAACCTTACCATATTCCATCGGTCTTCTCTTGTCCCTTGTTGAATTAGATGTGAGTTACAATAATATCACCACTTTGCCGGAGTCTATAGGGTGTCTAAAGAAGCTTCAGAAGCTGAGAGCTGAAGGAAATCCGCTCGTTTCGCCGCCGATGGATGTCATGGAGCAAGGGTTACACGTAGTGAAAGGATATCTGTGTGAAAAGATTAATGGCATGCATAATAACTCACCAAAGAAGACCTCATGGTTTGGGAAGTTGGCAAGGTGTAGTACGTTCAATGGTGCAAATATGCCTAGAGAAGATGGTGATAACTATATTATGCATAATGAAAGATCTATTGACAGCCTTTCTTCTCCTAAATATTTGGGCATGTTTTCTCCAAGAAGGCTCTTATCACCTAGGTCCTACTTTTCAAGATAA